The genomic interval GATCGAGGCGATTCGGGAGGATATCCGGCAGATGCTGGCCACATATCCAGCCACCGAGCGGTTGCGGCAGGGTTACGAGGTGGCGATCATCGGTCCGCCGAACGCCGGAAAATCCACATTGCTGAACCGGATCGGGCAGCGCGACATCGCTTTGGTCTCCGAGATTGCCGGGACGACCCGGGACATCCTCGAACTCCGTGCCGATCTTCGCGGTCTGCCGGTCACTTTCCTGGATACCGCAGGTCTGCGTGAAAGCAACGATCCGGTGGAGGCGATGGGGGTGGCGCGGGCGTTGAAGCGGGCCGCCGAAGCGGATCTGCGGATCCATCTTTCTGTCGATGGCATTGCAACCGACGCGGTGAAGGAAGACGATATCGTGCTCCGCTCCAAGGCGGATCTCGGGCAGGGTCCGGGTCTGGCGATCTCGGCTCGGACCGGAGAGGGGGTCGCAGAGCTTCTGGATATGGTCTATGATCGCCTGCGGATCAGGGCTGCCGATTCCGGCCTTGTGAGCCATAAGCGGCAGGCCGAAGCCTTGCAAAGAGCATGGCTGGCGCTGGATGTCGACAGGAATGACGCACCGGAATTCCTTGCGGAAGCACTGCGCCAGGCGATTCAAGGACTGGCCATGATGGTGGGCCGGGTCGGGGCCGAGGATTATCTGGACGAGATCTTCAGCTCGTTCTGTATTGGAAAGTAGGTTTCACGTGAAACATTTCGACGTCATCGTGATTGGCGGGGG from Paracoccus sp. MA carries:
- the mnmE gene encoding tRNA uridine-5-carboxymethylaminomethyl(34) synthesis GTPase MnmE; this encodes MDTIFAEATPPGRGGVTVVRLSGPKARAALESLAGPVPAPRVAALRALREGEDLIDRALVLWFEEGRSFTGEEVAELHLHGAPVIANRLAQALLNQGLRRAEAGEFTRRAFLNGRIDLAEAEGLADLLSAETEAQRKLAMRGTEGELARKAEALRAGLIRAGALIEASIDFADEDVPEDVPAEAFALIEAIREDIRQMLATYPATERLRQGYEVAIIGPPNAGKSTLLNRIGQRDIALVSEIAGTTRDILELRADLRGLPVTFLDTAGLRESNDPVEAMGVARALKRAAEADLRIHLSVDGIATDAVKEDDIVLRSKADLGQGPGLAISARTGEGVAELLDMVYDRLRIRAADSGLVSHKRQAEALQRAWLALDVDRNDAPEFLAEALRQAIQGLAMMVGRVGAEDYLDEIFSSFCIGK